One stretch of Synergistaceae bacterium DNA includes these proteins:
- a CDS encoding MerR family transcriptional regulator: MTISEVAKKYGLTPDTLRYYERVGLLPNVRRTSGGIRDYSEQDRRWVEYIKCMRSAGVSVETLIEYVKLFHEGAKTIQARKKLLLEQREQIVAHINEMNDVLAKLDWKLDGYEERMLKFEEENLRK, translated from the coding sequence ATGACCATCTCTGAAGTAGCAAAAAAATATGGTTTGACGCCTGATACTTTGCGGTATTACGAGCGTGTTGGTTTGTTACCAAATGTACGCCGTACCTCTGGAGGAATAAGGGATTATTCTGAGCAGGACCGCCGCTGGGTTGAATATATAAAATGCATGCGCTCTGCCGGTGTTTCAGTCGAAACATTAATTGAATATGTAAAGTTGTTTCATGAAGGTGCGAAAACTATTCAAGCCCGGAAAAAACTCCTTCTTGAGCAACGGGAACAAATAGTGGCACATATCAATGAAATGAATGATGTATTGGCTAAGCTGGACTGGAAGCTGGACGGTTATGAGGAGCGAATGCTTAAATTCGAAGAAGAGAATTTAAGAAAATAA
- a CDS encoding iron-containing alcohol dehydrogenase, translating to MYNFIFQNTTKIYFGQNQLEHLGEELKHYGNRVLLTYGGGSIKKIGLYDKVMAELKRAGLSVFELSGIEPNPRHTTVNKGADICKKEKIDVLLAVGGGSTIDCTKFIAAAAFYEGDSWDLVTQKAPITKALPIFSILTLSATGSEMDAGGVISNMDTNEKYGFSHPLLQPKVSFLDPTNTYSVSAFQTACGGADILSHIFDIFYFTKSPKMDMIDRVMEDVIKTVIKYAPVAVKEPTNYEARANLMWAASWALNGFLQTGGSQAASCHNMEHELSAYYDITHGLGLAILTPRWMEYILDENTAPQFKKFGINVFGVDTSLSDIEGAKKAISKLSEFLFDTLGLQRTLTEIGIDETHFKAMAENACRGDVMHGYKTLTPEDVENIYRMCL from the coding sequence ATGTACAATTTTATTTTCCAGAACACAACCAAAATCTACTTTGGTCAAAATCAACTGGAGCATTTGGGGGAAGAGCTCAAACATTATGGGAATCGTGTCCTTTTGACTTATGGCGGCGGCTCCATCAAGAAAATCGGTCTTTATGACAAGGTTATGGCTGAGCTGAAACGCGCCGGATTATCCGTTTTTGAACTCTCCGGCATCGAACCCAACCCCCGTCATACGACGGTCAACAAAGGCGCGGACATCTGTAAAAAAGAGAAGATCGACGTACTTTTAGCTGTCGGCGGCGGCTCAACCATCGACTGCACAAAATTCATTGCTGCCGCTGCATTTTACGAAGGTGACAGTTGGGACCTGGTAACTCAGAAAGCGCCTATCACCAAAGCGCTGCCGATTTTTTCGATATTGACGCTGTCTGCCACCGGATCGGAAATGGACGCAGGAGGAGTCATCAGCAACATGGATACCAATGAAAAATATGGATTTTCGCATCCCCTGCTTCAGCCGAAAGTATCCTTCCTGGATCCGACTAACACGTATTCTGTCAGTGCATTCCAGACTGCCTGTGGCGGAGCGGATATCCTGTCTCATATTTTTGATATATTCTATTTCACCAAGTCGCCTAAAATGGATATGATCGATCGCGTCATGGAGGATGTCATCAAGACTGTTATCAAGTACGCTCCGGTCGCTGTCAAGGAACCCACCAATTATGAGGCCAGAGCAAATCTCATGTGGGCGGCCTCCTGGGCCTTGAACGGCTTCCTGCAAACTGGCGGATCCCAGGCTGCAAGCTGCCATAACATGGAACATGAGCTCTCAGCTTATTATGACATTACCCATGGGCTTGGCCTTGCCATCCTCACGCCGCGTTGGATGGAGTATATTCTGGATGAAAACACTGCACCTCAATTCAAAAAGTTCGGCATCAATGTATTCGGTGTTGATACCTCCCTTTCCGATATTGAAGGTGCAAAAAAGGCGATCAGCAAGCTGAGTGAATTCCTGTTTGATACCCTCGGACTGCAGAGGACCCTGACAGAAATCGGCATTGATGAAACACACTTCAAGGCTATGGCTGAGAATGCCTGCCGCGGTGATGTCATGCATGGTTATAAGACTCTGACACCTGAAGATGTGGAGAACATTTACAGGATGTGTTTGTAA